One region of Acidobacteriota bacterium genomic DNA includes:
- a CDS encoding GTP-binding protein yields MAKERFDRSKPHVNVGTIGHVDHGKTTLTAAMTMALSKRYH; encoded by the coding sequence ATGGCGAAGGAGAGGTTTGATCGCAGCAAGCCGCATGTGAATGTGGGTACGATTGGTCACGTTGATCATGGGAAGACGACGTTGACGGCGGCGATGACGATGGCGTTATCGAAGCGATACCATC